A genomic window from Carassius auratus strain Wakin chromosome 19, ASM336829v1, whole genome shotgun sequence includes:
- the trappc3 gene encoding trafficking protein particle complex subunit 3 has product MSRQSNRATDSKKMNSELFTLTYGALVTQLCKDYENDEEVNKQLDKMGYNIGVRLIEDFLARSSVGRCHDFRETADVIAKVAFKMYLGITPSVTNWSPAGDEFSLILESNPLVDFVELPDNHSNLVYSNLLCGVLRGALEMVQMAVDVRFAQDTLRGDNVTEIRMKFIKRIEENLPAGDE; this is encoded by the exons ATGTCTAGGCAGTCGAACAGAGCCACAGACAGCAAGAAGATG AATTCAGAATTGTTCACTCTCACTTATGGAGCCTTGGTCACTCAGTTGTGTAAGGACTATGAAAATGATGAAGAAGTCAACAAACAACTGGATAAAAT GGGATACAATATCGGAGTGCGTCTGATTGAGGACTTCTTGGCTCGGTCCAGCGTGGGGAGGTGTCACGATTTCCGAGAAACGGCCGATGTCATTGCAAAG GTAGCCTTCAAGATGTACTTGGGTATCACCCCCAGCGTGACCAACTGGAGTCCTGCTGGAGATGAGTTCTCTCTTATCCTCGAGAGCAACCCCTTGGTGGACTTTGTAGAGCTTCCTGACAACCACAGTAATCTAGTTTACTCCAACCTGCTCTGTGGAGTGCTGAGAGGAGCCCTTGAAATG GTTCAGATGGCAGTGGATGTGCGATTCGCTCAGGACACACTAAGAGGTGACAATGTGACAGAAATTCGCATGAAGTTCATCAAAAGGATCGAGGAGAACCTGCCAGCTGGAGATGAATGA